In Erigeron canadensis isolate Cc75 chromosome 6, C_canadensis_v1, whole genome shotgun sequence, the following are encoded in one genomic region:
- the LOC122605641 gene encoding GDSL esterase/lipase EXL3-like isoform X1, with translation MSLILNFCRKFVNAYFRKESHYVLFCLYACICLCCNVGAVNLLDNVRIPAVIAFGDSYLDQGSNNNINTLIKANFPPYGKDFMGGIPTGRFTDGKSLADFFVKALEVKEYLPAYLDPLIQDKDLLTGVSFASGGAGYDPMTSTILSAIPLSVQLDMFKQYIEKLKNITGEEATNNIIPNSVFLVSASTNDFSSYSAIPIIRSLYDIPARSDMLVKHAVSFVQELYKLGARRIAILGAPPVGCLPAMRTSVGGPLRMCAKKENKAAELFNVILKQELKYLASSLIESRVAFVDFYYPLINILDNPHQYGLEVTDKGCCGTGEIEVIFLCNKLSQTCDDESKFLFWDSIHLSQEGCNIIVNQVIHELVKSLF, from the exons ATGTCTTTGATCTTAAACTTCTGTAGAAAATTTGTCAATGCTTATTTCAGGAAGGAATCTCACTATGTTCTCTTTTGTCTATATGCTTGTATATGTCTATGCTGCAACGTGGGAGCAGTAAATCTACTTGATAACGTTCGTATACCGGCAGTCATAGCATTTGGAGACTCTTACCTGGATCAGGGGAGCAATAACAATATCAACACTCTGATCAAGGCTAATTTTCCCCCATATGGAAAAGATTTTATGGGTGGAATACCCACGGGGAGATTTACCGATGGGAAATCACTTGCTGACTTTTTCG TCAAGGCACTAGAAGTAAAGGAGTATCTTCCAGCATATCTGGACCCGTTAATACAAGACAAAGATCTTTTAACGGGTGTAAGTTTTGCTTCTGGTGGCGCTGGTTATGATCCCATGACAAGCACAATATTATCG GCTATACCGCTATCTGTTCAATTGGACATGTTCAAACAATACATTGAGAAGCTCAAGAATATCACCGGGGAAGAAGCTACCAATAATATAATTCCAAACAGTGTATTTTTGGTTTCGGCAAGTACTAACGATTTCTCAAGTTACTCTGCCATTCCCATCATCAGAAGCCTATATGATATTCCTGCGCGCTCTGATATGCTGGTGAAGCATGCTGTCAGCTTCGTACAG GAACTATACAAACTGGGAGCAAGAAGAATCGCTATCCTTGGGGCACCCCCAGTCGGCTGCTTACCAGCAATGAGAACTTCTGTTGGAGGACCCCTTAGAATGTGTgctaaaaaggaaaataaagcCGCAGAATTGTTCAACGTAATTCTAAAACAAGAACTGAAATATCTTGCGAGCAGTCTTATTGAGTCCAGGGTTGCCTTTGTTGATTTCTATTATCCGCTGATAAACATCCTTGACAACCCTCATCAATACG GTCTAGAAGTTACAGAcaaaggttgttgtggaacGGGAGAGATAGAAGTGATTTTTCTATGTAACAAACTCAGCCAAACGTGTGACGACGAATCTAAATTCTTATTCTGGGATAGTATCCACCTCTCACAAGAAGGGTGTAATATTATTGTAAACCAAGTTATACATGAGTTGGTGAAAAGTTTGTTCTAA
- the LOC122605641 gene encoding GDSL esterase/lipase EXL3-like isoform X2, which yields MSLILNFCRKFVNAYFRKESHYVLFCLYACICLCCNVGAVNLLDNVRIPAVIAFGDSYLDQGSNNNINTLIKANFPPYGKDFMGGIPTGRFTDGKSLADFFVKALEVKEYLPAYLDPLIQDKDLLTGVSFASGGAGYDPMTSTILSAIPLSVQLDMFKQYIEKLKNITGEEATNNIIPNSVFLVSASTNDFSSYSAIPIIRSLYDIPARSDMLVKHAVSFVQELYKLGARRIAILGAPPVGCLPAMRTSVGGPLRMCAKKENKAAELFNVILKQELKYLASSLIESRVAFVDFYYPLINILDNPHQYEVTDKGCCGTGEIEVIFLCNKLSQTCDDESKFLFWDSIHLSQEGCNIIVNQVIHELVKSLF from the exons ATGTCTTTGATCTTAAACTTCTGTAGAAAATTTGTCAATGCTTATTTCAGGAAGGAATCTCACTATGTTCTCTTTTGTCTATATGCTTGTATATGTCTATGCTGCAACGTGGGAGCAGTAAATCTACTTGATAACGTTCGTATACCGGCAGTCATAGCATTTGGAGACTCTTACCTGGATCAGGGGAGCAATAACAATATCAACACTCTGATCAAGGCTAATTTTCCCCCATATGGAAAAGATTTTATGGGTGGAATACCCACGGGGAGATTTACCGATGGGAAATCACTTGCTGACTTTTTCG TCAAGGCACTAGAAGTAAAGGAGTATCTTCCAGCATATCTGGACCCGTTAATACAAGACAAAGATCTTTTAACGGGTGTAAGTTTTGCTTCTGGTGGCGCTGGTTATGATCCCATGACAAGCACAATATTATCG GCTATACCGCTATCTGTTCAATTGGACATGTTCAAACAATACATTGAGAAGCTCAAGAATATCACCGGGGAAGAAGCTACCAATAATATAATTCCAAACAGTGTATTTTTGGTTTCGGCAAGTACTAACGATTTCTCAAGTTACTCTGCCATTCCCATCATCAGAAGCCTATATGATATTCCTGCGCGCTCTGATATGCTGGTGAAGCATGCTGTCAGCTTCGTACAG GAACTATACAAACTGGGAGCAAGAAGAATCGCTATCCTTGGGGCACCCCCAGTCGGCTGCTTACCAGCAATGAGAACTTCTGTTGGAGGACCCCTTAGAATGTGTgctaaaaaggaaaataaagcCGCAGAATTGTTCAACGTAATTCTAAAACAAGAACTGAAATATCTTGCGAGCAGTCTTATTGAGTCCAGGGTTGCCTTTGTTGATTTCTATTATCCGCTGATAAACATCCTTGACAACCCTCATCAATACG AAGTTACAGAcaaaggttgttgtggaacGGGAGAGATAGAAGTGATTTTTCTATGTAACAAACTCAGCCAAACGTGTGACGACGAATCTAAATTCTTATTCTGGGATAGTATCCACCTCTCACAAGAAGGGTGTAATATTATTGTAAACCAAGTTATACATGAGTTGGTGAAAAGTTTGTTCTAA